One genomic region from Vibrio sp. SCSIO 43137 encodes:
- a CDS encoding DeoR/GlpR family DNA-binding transcription regulator gives MSKKAMYGEQRKQQILGLIKEKKSVSVNELAQYFNVTTATIRTDLTELEKAGEVIRTHGGAILKSDIAHEKFLNERENEDKKIKVAFKAIELIEEEDSILIDTGTSTAALARILANSDLKRLRIFTNDFEIAKLLEGKSEFDVHILGGRIRKGFHYSYGGTAISELRKYKFDKLFLATSSLSFDDGLTTYHTETADLKVEMIRSANKKILLLDSTKVNKISFAKFAELSDVDIAVVDNEVSKFDYENLSEEIENVIIA, from the coding sequence ATGTCCAAAAAAGCCATGTACGGGGAACAGAGAAAACAGCAAATTCTCGGCCTGATAAAAGAAAAGAAAAGTGTCAGCGTTAATGAGTTAGCACAGTACTTTAATGTCACTACGGCGACCATCAGAACTGACCTGACTGAACTGGAAAAAGCCGGCGAAGTGATAAGAACCCATGGCGGCGCAATTCTGAAATCAGATATTGCCCACGAAAAGTTTCTCAACGAACGTGAAAATGAAGACAAAAAAATCAAAGTAGCCTTCAAAGCCATTGAGTTGATCGAAGAAGAAGACTCCATACTGATAGACACCGGCACCAGTACCGCAGCATTGGCCAGAATACTCGCTAATTCTGATCTTAAGCGTCTACGTATCTTCACTAATGACTTCGAAATTGCAAAATTGCTGGAAGGAAAAAGTGAGTTCGACGTGCATATTCTTGGCGGCCGTATCCGTAAAGGCTTCCATTACAGCTATGGCGGAACTGCCATTTCTGAATTGCGCAAGTACAAGTTTGATAAGCTTTTTCTGGCAACATCCTCTTTAAGTTTTGACGACGGCCTGACAACTTATCATACCGAAACTGCCGATTTAAAAGTCGAGATGATTCGTTCTGCCAACAAAAAAATCCTTCTGCTCGATTCAACCAAGGTAAACAAGATCTCCTTTGCTAAATTTGCCGAGCTCAGTGATGTGGATATCGCCGTTGTAGATAATGAAGTATCTAAGTTCGACTATGAAAACCTGTCGGAAGAGATCGAAAACGTCATTATTGCTTAA
- a CDS encoding IclR family transcriptional regulator encodes MINETKRIQSVERSFMILEALAASDSAIPLQQLSEQLNLNKTTLHGLLNTMAAMGYISNTCRGYRLGLRLGELSRSLDHTYDSLREQYRPLIRNMSSSTGHTAYLAVPCGTREYLYIEAVEGENPLTIRSPRGRREGLTTSAIGKLFVALDEELDLRRSLRKAGKLKPEIEQKLDKIVHQGYSIDHGGAQPGLSCMSIPLFHSGCLIAAAGMSGPTQELTTEKLTHYASIFKKQSLNCKPII; translated from the coding sequence ATGATCAATGAAACGAAGAGAATACAATCGGTAGAACGGAGTTTTATGATTCTGGAGGCATTGGCTGCCAGTGATAGTGCCATACCTTTGCAGCAACTTTCCGAACAACTGAACCTGAATAAAACGACTCTGCACGGTCTGCTGAATACCATGGCTGCCATGGGGTATATCAGTAATACCTGCCGCGGTTACAGACTCGGATTAAGACTTGGAGAATTGTCCCGTTCATTAGATCATACATACGATAGCCTGAGAGAACAGTACAGGCCGCTTATCCGTAATATGTCCTCTTCCACCGGTCACACAGCCTACTTGGCGGTTCCCTGTGGTACCCGGGAATACCTCTACATAGAAGCTGTTGAAGGAGAAAATCCGCTGACAATCCGTAGCCCGAGAGGGCGAAGAGAGGGATTGACGACTTCTGCCATCGGCAAGCTATTTGTTGCACTGGATGAAGAACTGGATTTACGCAGAAGCCTGCGCAAAGCAGGTAAGCTGAAGCCTGAAATAGAGCAAAAATTAGATAAAATCGTCCATCAGGGCTACTCCATTGATCACGGAGGTGCACAACCGGGGCTGAGTTGTATGTCAATTCCCCTGTTTCATAGCGGTTGTCTGATTGCTGCTGCAGGTATGAGCGGACCAACACAAGAGCTGACCACTGAAAAGCTGACGCACTATGCTT
- the galM gene encoding galactose-1-epimerase, translated as MTVNLAKTMTREPAYDGDAAKIVVLTNNRGVKATFMDIGATWLSCKLPLNGEDKEVLLGVSGMADFEQHSTYFGATVGRFANRISAGRFSISGTQYQTHVNQGENILHGGPDGFNRRRWKIVDHSRSSVCFSLVSPDGDQGFPGELKVLLTYTLTENSEISIRYNATTDKATPVNLTNHAYFNLQDAEQGSDCRQHKLKINSHYYLPVDADGIPLGSLRNVQGTNFDFLQAQVISNRFLADKEQQAAKGYDHCYLFDPERDVSHPVAELTNSDESIRLSVYTDKPGMQFYTGNWNQGTPRRAGGVYADYSGVALETQFLPDSPNHPEWPEPSSILNPGETYYYHTRYKFSF; from the coding sequence ATGACAGTAAATCTGGCGAAAACAATGACGCGCGAACCTGCTTATGATGGTGACGCTGCCAAGATAGTTGTACTTACCAATAACAGAGGGGTAAAGGCCACATTTATGGATATAGGAGCCACCTGGCTCAGTTGTAAGCTACCCCTAAACGGAGAAGATAAGGAAGTACTGCTCGGTGTATCCGGTATGGCTGATTTCGAACAGCACTCTACTTATTTCGGTGCGACGGTAGGACGTTTTGCCAACCGGATTTCTGCTGGTCGCTTCAGTATTAGTGGCACTCAATACCAGACACATGTTAATCAAGGCGAAAACATATTGCATGGCGGACCGGACGGGTTTAACCGCAGAAGATGGAAAATTGTTGACCATAGCCGCAGCAGTGTCTGTTTCTCACTTGTGTCACCTGATGGCGATCAAGGCTTTCCCGGTGAACTAAAAGTCCTGCTCACTTACACTCTGACTGAAAATAGCGAAATCAGTATCCGTTATAATGCGACGACGGATAAAGCTACGCCGGTTAATCTGACCAATCACGCCTATTTCAATTTGCAGGATGCAGAGCAGGGTAGCGACTGCCGTCAACATAAGTTAAAAATAAATTCTCATTACTATCTGCCGGTAGATGCGGATGGTATCCCGTTAGGTTCATTGCGTAATGTGCAGGGGACTAACTTTGATTTCTTACAGGCTCAGGTTATCAGCAACCGTTTTCTGGCTGATAAAGAGCAGCAAGCGGCGAAAGGATATGATCACTGTTACCTGTTTGATCCGGAGCGAGACGTTTCTCACCCGGTGGCTGAACTGACAAACAGTGACGAATCGATTCGCCTATCTGTTTATACTGATAAACCGGGGATGCAGTTTTACACGGGTAACTGGAATCAGGGAACGCCAAGACGGGCGGGAGGAGTGTATGCCGACTATTCGGGGGTCGCTCTGGAAACTCAGTTCCTGCCTGATTCACCAAATCATCCCGAGTGGCCTGAACCAAGTTCGATACTTAATCCGGGTGAAACCTATTACTACCATACCCGCTATAAGTTTAGCTTTTAA
- a CDS encoding HAD-IA family hydrolase, translated as MKFKGILFDLDGTLVDSNDAVDRAWMTWCKRNGIDFAIASEVYHGRPAAETIRQLMQGCSEHKVAEEIAWLQHQESTDVEGVVTLPGTIEFLNELNRNSVPWAIVTSGTLPVAKARIDAAGIPRPELLITPELVTKGKPDPEPYLLGAAGLGLMAEECVVFEDAPSGLTAGICAGARTVAVLSQFSKQALPEADRYIENLSSLDVELCEEGYSLVFSNDKA; from the coding sequence ATGAAATTTAAAGGGATACTGTTTGATCTGGATGGCACGCTGGTGGACTCAAACGATGCTGTTGACCGGGCATGGATGACGTGGTGTAAAAGAAATGGAATAGATTTCGCAATAGCGTCAGAAGTTTACCATGGGCGTCCGGCCGCAGAGACTATCAGACAACTCATGCAAGGTTGTTCAGAACACAAAGTAGCAGAAGAGATCGCATGGCTGCAGCACCAGGAAAGTACAGATGTAGAAGGGGTTGTAACGCTTCCGGGAACAATAGAGTTTCTGAATGAACTTAACCGTAACTCTGTCCCTTGGGCAATTGTTACTTCGGGAACTTTACCTGTGGCCAAAGCCCGAATTGACGCCGCAGGTATTCCAAGACCAGAGTTACTGATTACACCCGAATTGGTTACAAAAGGAAAACCGGATCCGGAGCCTTACTTACTGGGAGCTGCCGGACTTGGCTTAATGGCCGAAGAGTGTGTGGTATTTGAAGATGCCCCGTCGGGACTAACAGCAGGTATATGTGCAGGAGCCAGAACAGTAGCTGTACTAAGCCAGTTTTCTAAACAGGCACTGCCTGAGGCAGATCGCTATATTGAGAACCTCTCTTCACTGGATGTTGAGCTTTGTGAAGAGGGATATAGCTTAGTTTTTAGCAATGATAAGGCATGA
- a CDS encoding MFS transporter has product MKKELDSKLLFRIGNLSIFMIGLGFAVRANIAPDLQADIYDKIDILSSASMVGEALGATFTGFALTLLFGSAMVDWMGMKRMLLFSAFGYIASTAGLLAAAMMPVSELSVYIVWCSLLLTGLGWGAVEAASNPMIAALFPEEKAHRLNVLHSWWPAGIVVGGLAGVLFSALGLPWHLNLLLLFIPALLMAKWALMTEFPVTERVANGVSYKDMVLELVRRPLFWVFWACMFLTAASELAPGQWVNVALSNIVGMQGILLLVYVSGLMFVMRNFAGVVFKHISSVGLMTLSCIFAAGGLYALSLADSPLPAFLAATVWGIGVCYMWPTMQGIISERFPNGGALALGLLGFAGGLSIQFVLPQMGAIFDAARAEAAGGADKLASLSPEMMTEVTRYASVESFQAVSVVPLVILPIFAIIWIFDLFKKKNTPSVSAEENA; this is encoded by the coding sequence ATGAAAAAAGAACTTGATTCAAAGTTACTGTTCCGAATCGGTAACCTCTCTATCTTTATGATAGGTCTGGGGTTTGCGGTACGGGCAAACATCGCCCCTGATCTTCAGGCGGATATTTACGACAAAATCGACATTCTAAGCTCAGCCTCTATGGTAGGTGAAGCCCTTGGCGCGACCTTTACCGGTTTCGCACTCACCCTTCTGTTTGGTAGTGCCATGGTTGACTGGATGGGAATGAAACGTATGCTTTTGTTCTCTGCATTTGGTTACATCGCAAGTACTGCTGGTCTTCTTGCCGCAGCGATGATGCCTGTTTCTGAACTGTCTGTTTATATTGTCTGGTGTAGTTTGTTACTTACCGGCCTCGGCTGGGGGGCAGTTGAAGCCGCTTCCAACCCTATGATTGCCGCCCTATTCCCTGAAGAAAAAGCCCACAGGCTGAATGTTCTTCACTCCTGGTGGCCTGCCGGTATCGTAGTTGGCGGCCTGGCTGGTGTGTTGTTCAGTGCTCTTGGTCTGCCATGGCACCTTAACCTCTTACTACTCTTTATTCCTGCCCTGTTAATGGCTAAGTGGGCTCTGATGACTGAGTTCCCGGTAACCGAGCGTGTTGCCAATGGCGTCAGCTATAAAGACATGGTACTTGAACTCGTCCGTCGTCCTCTTTTCTGGGTGTTCTGGGCATGTATGTTCCTGACGGCAGCATCAGAACTTGCCCCGGGTCAGTGGGTAAACGTCGCGCTATCAAATATCGTTGGTATGCAGGGTATTCTTCTGCTGGTTTACGTAAGTGGCCTGATGTTTGTTATGCGTAACTTTGCCGGTGTTGTATTTAAACATATCTCTTCTGTAGGCCTGATGACTCTGAGCTGCATATTCGCTGCTGGCGGTCTTTATGCCTTAAGCCTTGCTGACTCACCGCTGCCGGCATTCCTTGCGGCAACCGTCTGGGGTATTGGTGTTTGTTATATGTGGCCGACTATGCAGGGTATTATCTCTGAGCGTTTCCCTAATGGTGGTGCCCTGGCTCTTGGTTTGCTTGGTTTTGCAGGTGGTCTTTCAATTCAGTTCGTACTGCCTCAGATGGGCGCCATCTTCGATGCTGCACGTGCTGAAGCAGCTGGTGGTGCAGATAAACTGGCGTCACTGTCTCCTGAGATGATGACGGAAGTAACACGCTACGCATCTGTTGAATCCTTCCAGGCAGTATCTGTTGTTCCGCTGGTGATTCTGCCTATCTTCGCTATCATCTGGATCTTCGATCTGTTTAAGAAGAAGAACACACCATCAGTATCTGCTGAAGAGAACGCCTAA
- a CDS encoding alcohol dehydrogenase catalytic domain-containing protein produces MKAARLKGKLNVQVEEVAIPKIADNEMLLKVKSASLCGTDVRMYNNGYKDVSEDNPLIIGHEFAGIIEEVGPQVKGYYKGQKVAIAPNIGCGTCDLCVSGQTHLCDDYDAWGVTMDGGFAEYVRIPAIAIEQGNIAPLDDEISFAEASLVEPLSCVYNGQKQINILPGDDVLVVGMGPIGLMHVMVCKLFGAAKILVADLSEERLAKAKELFPDVYPVSGDLKAAVKEVTGKGVDVSIIAAPAAIAQSQSTEYMNMNGKILFFGGLPKDKEMVPLNSNTIHYKQLSIHGCTKQSVYDYRLCSKLVNDKRIPLHLIVSETYSIDEFDRALENAAAAKGLKHVIAFD; encoded by the coding sequence ATGAAAGCTGCAAGACTTAAAGGCAAGTTAAACGTTCAGGTAGAAGAAGTTGCAATACCTAAGATCGCCGACAACGAGATGCTTCTTAAAGTTAAATCCGCTTCTCTTTGTGGTACCGATGTGCGTATGTATAACAATGGCTACAAAGATGTTTCAGAGGATAACCCGTTGATCATCGGTCACGAGTTTGCCGGCATCATTGAAGAAGTTGGTCCGCAGGTTAAGGGCTATTACAAGGGCCAGAAAGTGGCTATTGCACCAAATATTGGCTGTGGCACCTGTGACCTATGTGTAAGTGGTCAGACTCATCTGTGTGATGATTACGATGCCTGGGGCGTAACCATGGACGGCGGTTTTGCTGAATATGTCCGCATTCCGGCTATTGCCATTGAGCAGGGTAATATTGCCCCTCTTGATGATGAGATCTCTTTTGCGGAAGCATCACTGGTTGAACCGTTAAGCTGTGTATATAACGGCCAGAAGCAGATCAACATCCTGCCGGGTGACGATGTGTTGGTTGTGGGCATGGGCCCGATTGGTCTGATGCACGTGATGGTGTGTAAGCTGTTTGGTGCAGCAAAAATACTGGTGGCTGATTTAAGTGAAGAGCGTCTGGCTAAAGCGAAAGAGCTGTTCCCGGATGTTTATCCTGTAAGTGGCGATCTGAAAGCAGCCGTTAAGGAAGTAACCGGAAAAGGGGTTGATGTAAGCATTATCGCAGCACCTGCAGCTATCGCTCAGTCTCAGTCTACAGAGTATATGAACATGAATGGTAAAATTCTGTTCTTCGGTGGTTTGCCAAAAGACAAAGAGATGGTGCCGCTTAACTCAAACACCATCCACTATAAGCAGCTGAGCATCCACGGTTGTACTAAGCAGAGTGTTTATGACTACCGTTTGTGCAGCAAGTTGGTAAACGATAAGCGTATTCCGCTGCATCTGATTGTTTCGGAAACTTACTCTATCGATGAGTTTGACCGTGCCCTAGAGAATGCGGCTGCGGCAAAAGGCCTTAAGCACGTTATTGCGTTTGACTAA
- the deoC gene encoding deoxyribose-phosphate aldolase, translated as MSLTVTDLAALFDHTNLHAYATKEDFQKLCDEAREYGFASVAINSYPVEMCREMLKGSGVLTGAAIGFPLGQTTIEAKTFEAQDAVDKGAEEFDYLLNVGRVKEHDWDYIKREMESLVAVARKGGIVCKVIYETCYLTEEEIIEVSKVAAQVKPDFVKTSTGFGTDGAKPEHIAIMKKYSGVQVKASGGVRTLADARAMIEAGATRIGSSSGIKIVEELKAELGA; from the coding sequence ATGAGCTTAACAGTTACCGATCTTGCTGCCCTATTTGACCACACTAACCTTCACGCATACGCGACTAAAGAAGATTTCCAGAAGCTATGTGATGAAGCCCGTGAATACGGTTTTGCATCAGTGGCAATCAACTCTTACCCGGTAGAAATGTGCCGTGAAATGCTAAAAGGTTCTGGTGTATTAACTGGTGCTGCTATCGGCTTCCCTCTGGGTCAGACAACTATCGAAGCAAAAACGTTTGAAGCGCAAGATGCAGTAGATAAAGGTGCAGAAGAGTTTGATTACCTACTGAATGTTGGTCGTGTAAAAGAGCATGACTGGGATTACATCAAACGCGAAATGGAGTCTCTGGTAGCTGTGGCGCGTAAAGGCGGCATTGTATGTAAGGTAATTTACGAGACTTGCTACCTGACTGAAGAAGAGATTATCGAAGTATCAAAAGTGGCTGCTCAGGTTAAGCCTGACTTCGTTAAAACCTCTACAGGCTTCGGTACTGATGGTGCTAAACCAGAACATATTGCCATCATGAAAAAGTATTCTGGCGTTCAGGTAAAAGCGTCTGGTGGTGTGCGTACTCTGGCTGATGCAAGAGCAATGATTGAAGCGGGTGCAACCCGTATCGGTAGTTCTTCAGGTATCAAGATTGTTGAAGAGCTAAAAGCAGAACTAGGCGCTTAA
- a CDS encoding Gfo/Idh/MocA family oxidoreductase, producing MKDKINVCLIGCGRAGMIHARSYNGNVPNAQLIAICDPFQENLDAAQQELNVPYQYTDYQDVLNNDEVDAIVVVTPTQFHKDIVVAAANAGKHVFCEKPMAGSAEECDAMIEACKANNVKLQLGFMRRFDESFQKGKEIIENKQVGEVTMIKSLTHGPSEPKAWMFDISDSAGPIGEVNSHDLDTLRWYAGSEVKMIHAIGRNFRSPEVAQDYPDYYDTCAVLLEFENGVLGMVDGAQYVQYGYDARAEILGTHGIAKVGSQKNNNVELVTKDKLLHTDSMPSWTKLYKDAYVAEAKAFVEAIQNDTETLVTGHDGKMALILVQEGLKSLLEKRPVYIGEE from the coding sequence ATGAAAGATAAAATTAATGTATGTCTTATCGGTTGTGGCCGTGCGGGCATGATCCACGCCAGAAGCTACAACGGCAATGTACCTAATGCGCAGCTAATCGCGATTTGTGACCCGTTTCAGGAGAATCTGGATGCAGCTCAGCAGGAGCTGAATGTCCCGTATCAATATACTGATTATCAGGATGTTCTTAACAACGATGAAGTTGATGCCATTGTTGTGGTTACACCAACTCAGTTCCATAAAGATATCGTAGTTGCAGCAGCGAACGCCGGAAAGCATGTTTTCTGTGAGAAGCCGATGGCAGGCAGCGCAGAAGAGTGTGACGCAATGATTGAAGCGTGCAAAGCAAATAACGTTAAGCTTCAGCTTGGTTTTATGCGCCGTTTTGATGAGAGCTTCCAGAAAGGTAAAGAGATCATTGAAAACAAACAGGTTGGTGAAGTGACCATGATCAAGTCACTGACACATGGCCCGAGTGAACCGAAAGCCTGGATGTTTGATATCTCAGACAGCGCCGGACCAATCGGCGAAGTAAACAGCCACGACCTTGATACGTTGCGTTGGTATGCGGGATCTGAAGTGAAGATGATTCACGCTATCGGCCGTAACTTCCGCTCACCTGAAGTCGCTCAGGATTACCCTGATTACTACGATACCTGTGCTGTACTACTTGAGTTTGAAAACGGTGTTCTGGGTATGGTTGATGGCGCTCAGTATGTTCAGTATGGCTACGATGCCCGTGCAGAAATTCTGGGTACCCACGGTATTGCGAAAGTCGGCAGCCAGAAAAACAACAATGTTGAACTGGTAACAAAAGATAAGTTGTTGCACACAGATTCTATGCCGTCATGGACTAAGTTGTATAAAGATGCCTATGTGGCTGAAGCCAAAGCGTTTGTTGAGGCTATTCAGAATGATACTGAGACATTAGTAACAGGTCACGACGGTAAAATGGCACTGATTCTGGTTCAGGAAGGTCTAAAATCCCTGCTGGAAAAACGCCCTGTTTACATTGGAGAAGAGTAA
- a CDS encoding xylulokinase, with translation MKPTLLAAIDLGTSYIKVGIYDTHGSCLALSTKEMKIDNPSAGVFLQSGEYIFDSVLSCFKSALDKIDDPSCVKSVAFTGQMAGVMGVDENLNDITSWSCSLDTRYYPYAKNMLKKHSRLLVEISGTNSPLMAPKIEWFEKEFAQDAARVKKYMMISSYIIAKLAKSRIEDTTIDSSFITWTGLADIANCSWSKRLCDLVGISIDKLPRITKSNEKVATLAQEYSKLLGLSPDVTLVSGSGDKVAGIVGSNVSQINDLVFEASSYGAVSCMVDKYIPNLKSMNYDALLNATDNNYILHKYIPGSGIIIKWFKDNFCEGREFTEIDLEAREVPVGSDALMCIGLLSGSNMPFNEDIKGMFLGHTLMHKPAHFYRSLLESYAYEISLTVDSIRELYPHIKMESIKMIGGGANSSVWPQIIADVCNLRVDIMSRHDEALWGTALLAGNAIGVIDDIAETAKAHIDVKCSYTPIEENRERYSRYRNLYSKLCHDMNDYFVELNSI, from the coding sequence ATGAAACCGACATTACTGGCGGCAATTGACTTAGGGACAAGCTACATAAAAGTGGGTATCTATGATACGCACGGCAGTTGTCTCGCTCTATCTACCAAAGAAATGAAAATTGATAACCCAAGCGCCGGGGTTTTCCTGCAGAGCGGAGAATACATTTTTGATTCCGTACTCAGCTGCTTTAAAAGCGCACTGGATAAAATCGACGATCCTTCCTGTGTTAAATCCGTTGCCTTCACCGGTCAGATGGCAGGCGTTATGGGAGTCGATGAAAACCTGAATGATATTACGTCATGGTCGTGTTCCCTTGATACCCGCTACTATCCGTATGCTAAGAACATGCTGAAGAAACACAGCCGCTTGCTGGTGGAAATTTCGGGTACTAACTCACCACTTATGGCACCAAAGATAGAGTGGTTTGAGAAAGAGTTTGCTCAGGATGCTGCCAGAGTGAAAAAGTACATGATGATAAGCAGTTATATCATTGCGAAGCTGGCAAAAAGCAGAATAGAAGACACCACAATAGATAGCTCATTCATTACCTGGACCGGCCTTGCTGATATTGCAAACTGCTCGTGGAGTAAAAGGCTGTGTGATCTGGTGGGGATTTCAATCGATAAACTGCCGCGTATTACTAAGTCTAATGAGAAAGTAGCGACTCTGGCACAAGAGTACAGCAAACTGTTGGGCCTTAGCCCTGATGTTACCTTAGTTTCCGGTTCAGGAGATAAGGTAGCTGGTATAGTCGGATCGAACGTGTCGCAAATTAACGACTTGGTGTTTGAAGCTTCTTCATACGGCGCGGTCAGTTGTATGGTAGACAAGTACATTCCTAACCTGAAGTCGATGAACTACGACGCTCTGCTGAATGCGACAGACAATAACTACATTCTGCATAAATATATCCCCGGTTCAGGCATTATCATTAAATGGTTCAAAGATAACTTCTGTGAAGGGCGAGAGTTTACTGAAATCGACCTCGAAGCAAGGGAAGTACCGGTCGGCTCCGATGCCCTGATGTGTATCGGGCTGCTTAGTGGCAGCAACATGCCTTTTAATGAAGATATTAAAGGGATGTTTTTAGGCCATACACTGATGCATAAACCGGCGCATTTTTATCGTTCGTTACTGGAGTCTTATGCCTATGAGATTTCATTGACCGTTGACTCTATCCGTGAGCTATATCCCCATATCAAAATGGAGTCGATCAAGATGATTGGCGGGGGAGCTAACTCTTCTGTCTGGCCGCAGATCATTGCTGATGTCTGTAACCTTCGGGTCGATATTATGTCCAGACACGACGAAGCCCTGTGGGGAACGGCACTGTTGGCTGGGAATGCTATCGGTGTTATTGATGATATCGCTGAAACCGCAAAGGCACATATTGACGTGAAATGCTCTTATACGCCAATTGAGGAAAACAGAGAGAGATACAGTCGCTATCGCAATCTGTATAGCAAGCTGTGTCACGATATGAACGACTATTTTGTTGAACTGAACAGTATTTAA